A single genomic interval of Anopheles marshallii chromosome 2, idAnoMarsDA_429_01, whole genome shotgun sequence harbors:
- the LOC128706947 gene encoding peptidyl-prolyl cis-trans isomerase NIMA-interacting 4 translates to MPPKKDAKGGGKAAPAKGGASGKKGAGGGAEEGAAKEKKGGSAVKVRHILCEKQGKIMEALEKLKEGQAFNVVATNYSEDKARQGGDLGWQIRGAMVGPFQDAAFALPISTTNAPKYTDPPIKTKFGYHIIMVEGKK, encoded by the exons atgCCACCAAAAAAGGACGCCAAGGGAGGAGGAAAAGCTGCACCAGCTAAAGGTGGTGCCAGTGGAAAGAAAGGTGCTGGAGGGGGTGCTGAAGAAG GTGCagcaaaggagaaaaaaggtGGCTCGGCGGTGAAAGTACGACACATTCTTTGTGAGAAGCAAGGTAAAATAATGGAAGCGCTGGAAAAATTGAAAGAGGGCCAGGCGTTTAATGTGGTTGCGACAAACTACAGCGAAGACAAGGCACGTCAGGGAGGTGATCTTGGGTGGCAGATCCGTGGTGCAATGGTGGGACCGTTTCAGGATGCGGCCTTTGCGTTACCCATTTCTACCACCAACGCTCCCAAGTACACGGATCCACCCATCAAGACCAAGTTCGGATATCATATTATCATGGTggaaggcaaaaaataa
- the LOC128708511 gene encoding protein-cysteine N-palmitoyltransferase Rasp gives MGQKPPAELIGCAVLYIGCLIYSFYKNYELSNENLTNYHTLDAGWCIFKHRRRDDFDWEWEHYIGFVERHGIYFLVHVAVMEFSRRVCANHTSTVLTLFGLCVIYHMYNVAVLAVILVQCLSFYYGNPAKYYRRTVWLKTFVWIAVINYFKVWYFYDKLNVHFNIHNDQLLELSLITSWNVIKCASFCLDKGREASPKERYGLRDLMAYLLYFPLLLMGPAIVYSRFKTLHNHFQLELEPHSFPYRMWTLAKRLMMAWFWALVMLAGQHFLYVNLIQQDLVLLRHVNLWALYGLGFLMGQFFCIKYVVFYGVGIAFGRFDGIDMPAKPICIARVNQYSDMWKFFDRSLYEFLFKYIYTELCTKTSRLPRKILASLATFAFIYIWHGVFLFILIWSLINWICILLERLVNHCTRADSRWRAIIGTHVFIPSVLSNFFFFASENVGFIYLQRTYTESISNYLGLYVASYCFYQTGQLVKNVQTNHDKWKTK, from the exons ATGGGGCAAAAACCGCCAGCAGAGTTGATTGGTTGTGCGGTCCTCTATATTGGATGTTTAATATACTCGTTCTACAAAAACTATGAGCTAAGCAATG AAAACTTGACCAACTATCACACCCTCGATGCCGGATGGTGCATATTCAAACACCGACGACGTGACGATTTCGATTGGGAATGGGAGCATTATATCGGGTTCGTTGAACGGCATGGAATCTATTTCCTCGTACACGTCGCGGTAATGGAATTTTCGCGCCGTGTTTGTGCCAATCACACTTCCACCGTTTTAACATTATTTGGACTTTGCGTGATCTATCACATGTACAACGTAGCAGTATTAGCAGTGATACTAGTGCAATGTTTATCTTTCTATTACGGTAACCCAGCGAAATATTACCGGCGCACTGTGTGGCTGAAAACATTCGTATGGATCGCGGTCATCAACTATTTCAAGGTGTGGTACTTTTACGACAAGCTAAATGTCCACTTCAATATTCATAACGATCAACTTCTCGAGCTGAGCCTAATTACCTCGTGGAACGTTATCAAGTGTGCCAGCTTCTGTCTGGATAAAGGCCGAGAAGCGTCACCGAAAGAGCGTTATGGTTTGCGTGATCTGATGGCTTACTTGCTGTACTTTCCGCTGCTCCTAATGGGACCTGCCATAGTGTACAGCCGGTTCAAAACGCTGCACAACCATTTCCAACTGGAACTGGAACCACACAGCTTTCCCTACCGTATGTGGACGCTGGCAAAGCGTTTAATGATGGCATGGTTTTGGGCGTTGGTCATGCTTGCAGGACAACACTTCCTGTATGTGAATCTCATCCAGCAAGATCTAGTACTGCTGCGGCACGTAAATCTTTGGGCACTGTATGGATTGGGCTTTCTGATGGGACAGTTTTTCTGCATCAAGTACGTCGTGTTCTATGGCGTTGGCATCGCGTTTGGTCGATTCGACGGAATTGATATGCCCGCCAAACCAATATGTATTGCAAGAGTGAACCAATACTCGGACATGTGGAAGTTTTTCGATAGAAGTTTGTACGAGTTCCTGTTCAAGTACATCTACACCGAGCTGTGCACGAAAACGTCCCGTTTGCCTCGTAAAATCCTGGCCAGCTTGGCCACCTTCGCGTTCATCTACATCTGGCACGGTGTGTTTCTGTTCATCCTCATATGGTCACTGATCAATTGGATTTGTATCTTGCTCGAAAGGCTGGTAAATCATTGCACTCGCGCCGATAGCCGTTGGCGAGCCATTATCGGTACGCACGTGTTCATACCCTCGGTGCTGTcgaatttcttcttttttgcctcgGAAAATGTGGGCTTCATCTATCTCCAGCGCACCTACACCGAGAGCATCAGTAACTATTTGGGGCTGTATGTGGCCTCCTACTGTTTCTACCAAACCGGGCAACTAGTGAAGAATGTACAAACGAATCATGataaatggaaaacgaaatga
- the LOC128708712 gene encoding insulinoma-associated protein 1b, with the protein MAAIVQSRQLSPAGLLTTVASLPPSYKVQYGNVVGKPVSTTGKVPATGGSDSPLDLTVRQAATGGPITPPATPSPLKKRYREDNQLNVPTKTEGPLPKRAKPCAEPSEPEPTDVRQGLSTPAKGAREPTATNPPKGSKNPPAATVPSGGTKERRAKAIRKLKFDEENSSPVSGTIIISLEEALSGDSPRESGDIDPQFNLVEVSDEVRAELAAIPNVIGGYNCKLCRLEFDDAFGLAQHRCSCIVLLEYRCPECGKRFNCPANLASHRRWHKPRDQVGKKGGAGKVEAGSDSADSDGATGKFRCNQCDKTFKRPAYLKKHQLTHNKQPTRKGTAKRAPSPPVTVGAQYRGEDSNHSNQSGQSVESGGITYTDCGEDPPTRVKPPPLTMYSTLASNDSGAQEIEIVTTGYYPDAATVVTFVQQERASSVVSSSGRGSVALDHDDDQDSDCEERTLVINEDYRDNAEEEDEMERQYRSAYCDRFTEEENLAAAALARLRNGPSVIRHTTALVV; encoded by the coding sequence ATGGCAGCAATCGTACAATCCCGCCAACTATCCCCAGCTGGTCTCCTGACCACGGTGGCCAGCTTACCGCCGTCCTACAAGGTGCAGTACGGCAATGTAGTCGGAAAACCGGTCAGTACCACCGGCAAAGTGCCCGCGACCGGTGGGTCCGACAGTCCGCTGGATTTGACCGTGCGCCAAGCAGCAACCGGGGGTCCCATCACCCCACCGGCAACACCTTCCCCGCTGAAGAAGCGCTACCGTGAGGACAATCAGCTGAATGTGCCGACGAAAACGGAAGGCCCACTGCCAAAACGCGCCAAACCGTGTGCGGAGCCCAGCGAACCGGAGCCGACCGACGTCCGGCAGGGTTTAAGCACACCGGCAAAGGGAGCCCGTGAACCAACCGCCACAAATCCACCGAAGGGTTCGAAAAATCCACCCGCCGCCACGGTGCCGTCCGGCGGTACCAAGGAGCGCCGCGCGAAAGCCATCCGGAAGCTAAAGTTCGACGAGGAGAACTCATCGCCCGTGTCCGGCACGATCATCATCTCGCTGGAGGAAGCGCTCAGCGGGGATTCGCCACGCGAATCCGGTGACATCGATCCGCAGTTCAATCTGGTCGAGGTGTCGGATGAGGTGCGGGCCGAGCTGGCCGCCATCCCGAACGTGATCGGTGGTTACAACTGCAAACTTTGCCGGCTCGAGTTTGACGACGCGTTCGGGTTGGCACAGCATCGCTGCTCCTGCATCGTGCTGCTCGAGTACCGGTGTCCCGAGTGTGGCAAGCGGTTCAACTGTCCGGCCAACCTGGCGTCGCATCGCCGATGGCACAAACCGCGCGACCAGGTCGGCAAGAAGGGTGGCGCGGGCAAGGTGGAAGCGGGCAGCGATTCGGCCGACTCGGATGGTGCCACCGGTAAGTTCCGGTGCAACCAGTGTGACAAAACGTTCAAACGGCCGGCCTACCTCAAGAAACACCAGCTAACGCACAACAAACAGCCAACCAGGAAGGGGACGGCGAAGCGCGCCCCAAGCCCACCGGTTACCGTCGGCGCGCAGTACCGCGGTGAGGACTCGAACCATTCCAACCAATCGGGCCAATCGGTGGAAAGCGGCGGTATTACGTATACCGACTGTGGGGAAGACCCGCCAACGAGAGTGAAGCCACCGCCGCTCACCATGTACAGTACGCTCGCATCCAACGACAGTGGTGCGCAGGAGATTGAGATCGTCACTACCGGATACTATCCGGATGCGGCGACCGTTGTGACGTTTGTGCAGCAGGAACGCGCCAGTTCGGTGGTGTCCTCCTCCGGACGGGGCAGCGTTGCGTTGGATCATGACGATGACCAGGACAGCGACTGTGAGGAGCGTACGCTGGTCATCAACGAGGACTACCGCGACAACGCAGAGGAAGAGGACGAGATGGAGCGTCAGTACCGTTCGGCCTACTGCGATCGTTTCACCGAGGAGGAAAATCTCGCCGCCGCCGCTCTCGCCCGTCTCCGGAACGGACCGTCCGTCATCCGGCACACCACGGCACTGGTTGTGTAA